The Mucilaginibacter terrae region CGTTTAAATTTACAGTTCCCGGAGTAGGTACAGGTGCATCATTTTTTACACAGGCAGCTAAGGCCAGCATAAAAGCAGCAAGCAAACAGGTTAAACGTAAATGCTTAGGCATATCCACGAGAATTATAACTACTTTTTTTGAGGATTGTTATAGGAGCTTAACTAAAAAGTCCGGGCTTTTACAACCGGACTTTATTTTTTAGATCTATAATAGGTTTAAAACTTATGCATAGCTGTTAAGCATTACCGGCATAACCAACATCAGCACGTCCTCGTTTTCATCGCCACCTTGTGGTAACAATAAACCGGCACGGTTAGGGGTCGACATGTGTAAGGCCACTTCCTCGCTGCTCAGGTTTTTAAGCATCTCGATCAAGAAACGGGCATTAAAGCCAATTTCTAAATCATCGCCCTCGTACTGGCAGCTCAAGCGCTCATGTGCTTCGTTCGAAAAATCAATATCTTCTGATGAAATATTCAGCTCACTGCCGCTAACTTTTAAACGCACCTGATGGGTGGTTTTGTTGGCGTAAATAGCCACACGCTGCAATGAACCTAAAAACGACTGACGATCGATAGTCATGCGGTTAGGATTATTTTGCGGAATAACGGCTTCGTAATCAGGGTAGCGCTCATCAATTAAACGGCACACCAAATTGATGTTGCCAAATTTAAAGAACGCGCTGGTATTGTTATACTCAACCGAAACGTTAACATCATCAGATGGCAATGCCGATTTAAGCAGGTTCAACGCCTTTTTAGGCAAAATGAATGAGGTATTGCTGGCAGCCTGTGCATCTTTACGGCGGTAACGTACCAGTTTATGCGCATCTGTTGATACGAAGGTTAAGTACGAGGTTGACAGCTGGCAGTAAACGCCTGTCATGGCCGGGCGCAGCTCATCGTTACTTACGGCAAATATGGTTTTGTTAATAGCCTCGGCTAAAACCGATGCCGGCAAATTTACCGACGATGCGTTTTCAACCACCGGAATTTTAGGGAAATCTTCACCGTTTTCGCCGCTTAGCTTGTATTTACCGTCGCCGGCACTAATTTCAATGGCAAAGGTTTTATCATCAACCGAAAAAGCAATAGGCTGCTCGGGTAACGACTTTAAGGTATCCAGCAAAATACGCGATGGAATGGCAATACGGCCGTTCTCTTTAGCCTCAACAGACAATGAGGTGGTCATGCTGGTTTGCAAATCGGTAGCCGATATGGTTAGGTTGCCTTCCTTTATCTCAAATAAAAAGTTCTCCAATATAGGCAATACCGTGCTGTTGCTTAAAGCACCGCTTACGGCCTGCAATTGCTTCAGTAAAGTTAATGTGGAAACAATGAATCTCATAAACAAGTATTAGTCAACCCAAAAGTATGAAATTTTAACGGGCATACTTGCGTTTGCGATACAAATGTTGAAAAATCGCAAATATTAACACCAGCCCAATCGGCACTATTGTATTTACAGCTTGCCAGTAAGTTTTTTCGTTCTTTAAACGGGCGCGGTTAAGTAGGCGTAACTTAATTTCTTTGTTGCGTAAAGTAATCAGCCCCGAATCATCGGTAAGATAATCGGCAATATTAAGGAGCAGGTTTTTGTTGCCAAAAGTTTGCTGGCTGTAACGGTCATACCCTAAGGGGAACGGTGATCCATCAGCACTTACCTGATTTTTTAAGATGTCGCCATCGCTCAGCACAATCATTTTGGCGGGTTTACTGCGGGCTAAAACTCCAATATGTTCGTTCATGCCCTCGGGTACGGGGCGGTTTACAAAGTTTGAGGCAAAGCTACCCTCTAACAACGCACCTGCAATTTTAGGCTGGCTTTGAAACTCTTTCGGGTTGGGCTCCTGCTCCAGCGCTTGTAACGATAACGCATGCGGCGCAGTGATTTTTTTATTGTAGGGCGACGAAGTAAACAACACGGTTTGCTGCAAGTCTTTTACCGGCAACAAATCAATAGTGCTGGCGAATTCGCTGCTTATGCCTTCGAGATTTTTAACTACCGGATGCTTACCCAGTGGTATAAATACCGGGTAAAACAGCCAGGGCAGCATTTGTATTTGCGCCTGCCCGCCCACATTACCAGTGCTTACCGGTATTTGCGAGCAGTTTAAATCGGCAATTAAATCATAATTAATACGTACGCCGTAACGGAACAACTGATCGTCGAGGTTTAATTGTTTGGGAAACGCCAATTGTTCGCCGCCGTGCCCGCGCAGGCTGTCCAGCTCGGCGCTTACCTGGTCAATAGCCCAAAGTATGTTGCCGCCGCGCATGAGATATTGGTCTATTTTAAATTTTTCTAACTCAGTGAACGCTTTCTCGGGTTTAGGCACCACGAGCAGTTTCATGGTTTGCAGCGTTGCAAACGGTATAGTTTGTAAATTAATACGGCCCACGTCAAACCCATCGTTCAGGCTTTTCATGGCATCGTTCAGTTGCAGGTCGTTCAATTCATTATGCCCATCGGTAAATCCAACGCGGGGACGGCCGCCCGAAACCGCTTTTTTTATAGCTGACGCAAAGGCATACTCTAAATTTTGGATGGAGTTATTAAGCACTTCATCGGGAGATAAGCCAATGCGGGTTTGCAGCAGCTTTACCCCTATTTGCCTGTCTCCAGCACTCACCAACGCTGCCGGGAAAATGATTTTTTGCGACACCCCGTTATCCGTTTTCACACTCAGGTTAGTAGGCTCTACACCTTTCGATTGCATATCCTGAATAGTTTGCTCCTGTTCCTGCTCGTTTAAGCCATCTAAGGGGTTTACAAATTCAAACTGCAGGCGGCGGTGCCCGTAAGCCTGTAAATCACTCAGCATATCGCGGGTGGCTTGCTGCAGGCGCTTCATACCGCCGGGCAGATCTTTACCTTGCAGGTACACCGTTACCTTAACCGGCTGCGGCAAAGTATCCATCACGTTGCGGCTAACGTTGGATAGCGTAAATCGTTTCTCTTTGGTAAAATCGAACCGGGTAAAAGTTAGCGCAGATAATATTACAATAACCACCAGCACACCTGCCATAACCGGCAAAGCAGTATATTTTATTTGTTTTTGACGCTGGCGACTAACCACCAACAAGGTTAGTGCAATAAAAAACCCCGATAGTACCAGGAAGTACACTAAATCGCGCGTATCCAGCACCCCCCTGCTTACCGACTCATAATGGCGTGTGATACCTAAACTCTGTATATCCCAGTTTTGTAGCGATAATAATTGGCTCAGCGAATCGAAACCATTGTAAATAAAAAAGCTAATAAAAACGGCTATAGTAAAGGCAATAATTTGATTTTTGCTAACCGATGAGGCAAACAGGCCGACAGCCACAAACACTGCTCCTAATAAGAACAATCCTATATAGGAACCAATTACCGCCCCTGCATCTAAATTACCTTGCGGGTTACCCAACACCCAAACCGAGTAAGCGTACAACAAGGTGGGAAGTAAAGCAAATAGCACCAGCAGTAAGCACGCCAGGTATTTACCTATTACAATTTGCCAATCGGTAAGCGGCCGGGTGGCTAATAGCTCCAGTGTACCTTCGCGGCGCTCCTCGGCCAACGAGCGCATAGTAATAGCCGGAATGAGGAACATGAACAGGTAAGGTGCCGTGTTAAACAAGCCTTCTAACCCGGCATAGCCATACTCTAATATGCTCGACTCGGGGAACACCCATAAAAACAAACCCAGCACCAACAAAAACACCCCTATGGTTACATAAGCAACCAATGAACTGAGGTAAGAAGTAATTTCTTTTTTTAGGATGCTGAGCATATAGTTGTAAAAGTATGGAAAGGTTAAACTTGTTTAAAAAATTTTAGAGCCCCTCCTAAATCCTCCCCGGGAGGGAGGACTTTTATTTTATCAAATTAATTAATACCCCCTCCCTCCCGGGGAGGGCCGGGGTGGGGCCATTAAAACCCAAACCTATACGCCACCCTTATGGCAAACTGCTGTAAACGGTTTTGTGACCAGTCTTCGAAACGTAAACCAATATCGATCATGTTTGATTTGCTGCCATTCATGGGCAATAAAAATCCGGTACCTAATGAATATGCAAACAAGTTGCTGTTACTCCCGCCGCTGTTATTGGCATTGCTTAATACGGCGCCCACTTCTCCCTGCAAGTACAAACGGGTATCGGCATAATACTTAACGCCTGCCTTCAGCGGTATAAAGCTATCGGCATCGGGTTTACGGTAACCATTAAAAGCAAAGTTTTTATAACTGAACTTATGATACCCCCCGGTAACCACTACTGCCAGCTTGCCCGATACCGGCACCTCGGCATTGGCCGATGCCCCGTAACCTATGTTGTACCCGCTTCGTTGCGGAATATTCAATTCAGGACCGATGCTTATGGCCTTTGTAATGCTCTGTTGGGCATAAATAGTTTGGGCTGTAAGCGTCAATACAGCAATCAATAGATAGTATTTTTTCATGCAGAAATATTAGAAACAAATGCGATGGTAAAATAAGCTATAAGTTATCAAAACCAAAAACACCATATTTTGTAATTATGAAAATGCGCCAAAAGGCTGCATTACAACTTTTGCATTTAAAAACACAATTATTCTAATTTGCTTATGAAAAAAACATTTTTACTATTTGCCATTGCCTTAACATTTAGCGCAACCAAAACATTTGCTCAAAATTACAATACAGCATTAGGTGTAGGGGTTGATTTTGGCACCGGTACTACACTGGTTGGTCCCAGCATCAAACATTTTTTCAGCCGCAATGACGCAATACAGGCCGATGTGCTATTTAGCAAAGGCTATACATGGATAGGTGCTTATTATGAATACCAGGAATCATTCAGGTATGCAAAACAGTTACAGTGGTATCTGGGCCTGGGCCCGCAGGTGGCTTTAACTGATGATCGCTCGGTATGGTTTTTACGCCCAACAGCGGGGCTTGACTACAAAGTAGCGGGTGCACCAATCAGTTTGGCAATCGACTGGCGTCCGAGAGTGCGGTTAAGTGATGGTGGCTCGAATTTTCAGGCTGGGCGGTTTGGTTT contains the following coding sequences:
- the dnaN gene encoding DNA polymerase III subunit beta; translated protein: MRFIVSTLTLLKQLQAVSGALSNSTVLPILENFLFEIKEGNLTISATDLQTSMTTSLSVEAKENGRIAIPSRILLDTLKSLPEQPIAFSVDDKTFAIEISAGDGKYKLSGENGEDFPKIPVVENASSVNLPASVLAEAINKTIFAVSNDELRPAMTGVYCQLSTSYLTFVSTDAHKLVRYRRKDAQAASNTSFILPKKALNLLKSALPSDDVNVSVEYNNTSAFFKFGNINLVCRLIDERYPDYEAVIPQNNPNRMTIDRQSFLGSLQRVAIYANKTTHQVRLKVSGSELNISSEDIDFSNEAHERLSCQYEGDDLEIGFNARFLIEMLKNLSSEEVALHMSTPNRAGLLLPQGGDENEDVLMLVMPVMLNSYA
- the gldG gene encoding gliding motility-associated ABC transporter substrate-binding protein GldG, yielding MLSILKKEITSYLSSLVAYVTIGVFLLVLGLFLWVFPESSILEYGYAGLEGLFNTAPYLFMFLIPAITMRSLAEERREGTLELLATRPLTDWQIVIGKYLACLLLVLFALLPTLLYAYSVWVLGNPQGNLDAGAVIGSYIGLFLLGAVFVAVGLFASSVSKNQIIAFTIAVFISFFIYNGFDSLSQLLSLQNWDIQSLGITRHYESVSRGVLDTRDLVYFLVLSGFFIALTLLVVSRQRQKQIKYTALPVMAGVLVVIVILSALTFTRFDFTKEKRFTLSNVSRNVMDTLPQPVKVTVYLQGKDLPGGMKRLQQATRDMLSDLQAYGHRRLQFEFVNPLDGLNEQEQEQTIQDMQSKGVEPTNLSVKTDNGVSQKIIFPAALVSAGDRQIGVKLLQTRIGLSPDEVLNNSIQNLEYAFASAIKKAVSGGRPRVGFTDGHNELNDLQLNDAMKSLNDGFDVGRINLQTIPFATLQTMKLLVVPKPEKAFTELEKFKIDQYLMRGGNILWAIDQVSAELDSLRGHGGEQLAFPKQLNLDDQLFRYGVRINYDLIADLNCSQIPVSTGNVGGQAQIQMLPWLFYPVFIPLGKHPVVKNLEGISSEFASTIDLLPVKDLQQTVLFTSSPYNKKITAPHALSLQALEQEPNPKEFQSQPKIAGALLEGSFASNFVNRPVPEGMNEHIGVLARSKPAKMIVLSDGDILKNQVSADGSPFPLGYDRYSQQTFGNKNLLLNIADYLTDDSGLITLRNKEIKLRLLNRARLKNEKTYWQAVNTIVPIGLVLIFAIFQHLYRKRKYAR